A single Brassica rapa cultivar Chiifu-401-42 chromosome A04, CAAS_Brap_v3.01, whole genome shotgun sequence DNA region contains:
- the LOC103866217 gene encoding protein PXR1 isoform X1 — protein MGGKGKKRREKNYLASHGGPARLPPPPDRSKQDALPSKLRVLMNYTSPPPPQDSTKQLVEKKEKKAKAGVDAAKKVKPGSEAKSEAKAVEESKSEGNTASPDQENDGEDIVLNKGDEKKKKKRKRNEIKDLRFEQELAELDGRSKRKERKKKYWEAKKQKKKGKTEDTLRENFPKHEQIRFGDVVQAPPKLAVVPKARKTPMSASKERLRLEAIEAYRSRNGWTSRPGVQIPTVTMQ, from the exons ATGGGAGGGAAAGGtaagaagaggagagagaagaACTATTTGGCATCTCACGGCGGACCGGCGAGACTCCCACCGCCGCCTGATCGTTCGAAGCAAGATGCTCTTCCTTCCAAGCTCCGTGTTCTCATGAACTACACCTCTCCTCCGCCTCCTCAAG ATTCTACTAAACAACTTgtagagaagaaagagaagaaagctAAAGCTGGAGTTGATGCTGCCAAG aaGGTGAAGCCTGGGAGTGAAGCAAAGTCTGAAGCAAAGGCGGTTGAAGAAAGCAAATCTGAGGGCAACACAGCCTCCCCTGATCAGGAGAATGATGGAGAGGATATAGTGCTGAACAAGGGagatgaaaagaagaagaaaaagagaaagaggaaTGAGATTAAGGACCTTCGTTTCGAACAGGAACTTGCGGAGTTGGATGGTCGGTCCAAAAGGAAAGAGCGCAAGAAGAA GTATTGGGAGGCCAAGAAGCAAAAGAAGAAAGGGAAGACTGAAGATACACTCCGAGAAAACTTCCCAAAGCATGAACAGATCAGATTTGGTGATGTGGTTCAAGCTCCACCAAAGCTGGCCGTTGTTCCAAAG GCAAGAAAGACTCCTATGAGTGCTTCAAAGGAGAGGCTGCGATTAGAGGCCATTGAAGCTTACAGATCTCGCAATGGATGGACCTCTAGACCAGGCGTTCAGATTCCTACCGTGACCATGCAATAA
- the LOC103866214 gene encoding growth-regulating factor 9 yields MEEKKHSLQSNKMQSPKTEEEDEWRRKKWPCMKAAQLQEFRMQALVYRYIEAGVRVPNHLVVPIWNSLALSSSSSSGYLIHHNYPSSSNAVLNDKVDPEPTRCRRTDGKKWRCSNKVLLFQKYCERHMHRGRKRSRKLVESSSSYDVASSFASTKRDNTDGLNSSTESHSVSHGAMSVSSNAQVVTIASLPSARVCDNIPRPSLVVTESTNKSVRRRITDMSYDDFIKQRGATTCVRGFPVQGSERLPSVQKFFPEASDNTSEAARISSNRKNEIIARSREWKNMNVNCGGLFPGIHFSPDTVLQDRGGFGLHRVETDSEPGRCRRTDGKKWRCSKDVLSGQKYCDRHMHRGSIKKKHPVETTHTHENTVKTAARSVTCQDGDGQKLPVSVLGREQLSRVSDEKNTTNSCSTDTTITDIALKGEEDNEEVLSLCSSGV; encoded by the exons ATGGAAGAAAAGAAACACAGTTTACAAAGTAACAAGATGCAGAGCCCTAAAACAGAGGAGGAGGATGAGTGGAGGAGGAAGAAGTGGCCGTGTATGAAAGCTGCTCAGTTACAAGAGTTTAGAATGCAAGCTTTGGTTTATAGATACATAGAAGCTGGTGTTCGCGTGCCTAATCATCTTGTTGTCCCTATTTGGAACAGTCTtgctctctcttcttcctcatcctccGGTTACCTTATCCACCACAACTATCCCTCCTCTTCCA ATGCAGTGTTGAATGATAAGGTGGATCCTGAACCCACAAGGTGCAGGAGAACAGATGGGAAGAAATGGAGGTGTAGCAACAAAGTCCTCCTGTTTCAGAAGTACTGTGAACGGCACATGCATAGAGGCCGTAAACGTTCAAGAAAGCTTGtggaatcttcttcttcttatgacGTTGCTTCGTCCTTTGCTTCAACCAAACGAGACAATACTGATGGTCTTAACAGTAGCACTGAGAGTCATAGTGTTTCTCATGGGGCAATGTCAGTTTCTAGTAATGCTCAGGTTGTCACCATTGCTTCACTGCCTAGTGCAAGAGTCTGTGATAACATCCCTCGACCATCTCTAGTGGTCACCGAGTCCACAAACAAAAGTGTGAGAAGGAGGATCACGGACATGAGTTATGATGACTTCATCAAACAAAGAGGCGCGACTACGTGTGTTAGAGGGTTTCCCGTTCAAG GTTCTGAGAGGTTACCTTCTGTTCAAAAGTTCTTTCCTGAGGCATCTGATAACACCTCAGAAGCTGCAAGAATCTCAAGCAACAGGAAGAATgagatcattgcaagaagcagaGAATGGAAGAACATGAATGTTAATTGCGGTGGCTTGTTTCCTGGCATCCACTTCTCTCCAGACACTGTTCTTCAAG ATCGTGGTGGGTTTGGTTTACACAGAGTTGAAACAGACAGCGAACCAGGAAGGTGCAGAAGAACAGATGGAAAGAAGTGGAGATGCAGCAAAGATGTGTTGTCTGGTCAGAAGTATTGCGATAGGCACATGCATAGAGGTAGTATTAAGAAGAAGCATCCAGTGGAAACGACTCACACACATGAGAATACCGTGAAAACAGCTGCTAGATCTGTGACTTGCCAAGATGGAGATGGCCAGAAGCTCCCTGTTTCAGTCCTGGGAAGAGAGCAGCTGTCCAGAGTTTCAGATGAGAAGAATACCACTAACAGTTGCAGTACCGACACCACCATCACTGACATAGCTTTAAAGGGTGAAGAAGACAATGAGGAGGTCTTGTCATTGTGTTCTTCAGGTgtttaa
- the LOC103866213 gene encoding serine/threonine-protein kinase Aurora-3 isoform X1: protein MSKKPEEDPYVRDPEKPFSLADFEIGRPLGKGKFGRVYLAREVKSHFVVALKVIFKEQIEKYKLHHQLRREMEIQTSLRHPNILRLFGWFDDDERIFLILEYAHGGELYGLLKKNGHLTEQQAATYISSLSQALAYCHGKCVIHRDIKPENLLLDHEGRLKIADFGWSVQSSNKRKTMCGTLDYLAPEMVENKDHDHAVDNWTLGILCYEFLYGNPPFEAESQKDTFKRIVKIDLSFPDTPNVSAEAKNLISQLLVKDPSKRLSLTKIMQHPWIVKNADPKGVCLI from the exons ATGAGTAAGAAACCGGAAGAAGATCCTTACGTCCGCGACCCAGAGAAGCCATTCTCCCTCGCGGATTTCGAGATCGGGAGACCCTTAGGTAAAGGCAAATTCGGCAGAGTCTATCTCGCTCGCGAAGTCAAG AGTCACTTCGTGGTGGCCTTGAAAGTGATATTCAAGGAGCAGATCGAGAAGTACAAACTCCACCACCAGCTTCGCCGAGAGATGGAGATCCAAACGAGCCTAAGGCACCCCAACATCCTCCGTCTCTTCGGCTGGTTCGACGACGACGAGAGGATCTTCTTGATCCTCGAGTACGCTCACGGCGGTGAGCTCTACGGTCTCCTCAAAAAGAACGGTCATCTCACCGAACAACAAGCCGCCACT TATATTTCGAGTCTTAGTCAAGCACTGGCTTATTGTCATGGAAAGTGTGTGATTCATAGAGATATCAAACCTGAAAACCTATTGCTTGATCATGAG GGAAGGTTGAAGATTGCTGATTTTGGGTGGTCAGTGCAGTCGAGTAACAAGAGGAAGACAATGTGTGGGACTTTAGATTACTTAGCACCTGAGATGGTTGAGAACAAAGATCACGATCATGCTGTTGATAACTGGACGTTAGGGATACTGTGTTACGAGTTTCTCTATGGTAACCCTCCGTTTGAAGCTGAGAGTCAGAAAGATACATTCAAGAG AATTGTTAAGATCGATCTGAGTTTTCCTGATACGCCGAATGTCTCAGCAGAAGCTAAGAATCTAATCAGTCAG CTTCTTGTTAAGGATCCTTCCAAAAGACTCTCTCTTACGAAGATCATGCAACACCCGTGGATCGTCAAGAACGCAGATCCTAAAGGTGTGTGCCTCATTTGA
- the LOC103866213 gene encoding serine/threonine-protein kinase Aurora-3 isoform X2 translates to MSKKPEEDPYVRDPEKPFSLADFEIGRPLGKGKFGRVYLAREVKSHFVVALKVIFKEQIEKYKLHHQLRREMEIQTSLRHPNILRLFGWFDDDERIFLILEYAHGGELYGLLKKNGHLTEQQAATGRLKIADFGWSVQSSNKRKTMCGTLDYLAPEMVENKDHDHAVDNWTLGILCYEFLYGNPPFEAESQKDTFKRIVKIDLSFPDTPNVSAEAKNLISQLLVKDPSKRLSLTKIMQHPWIVKNADPKGVCLI, encoded by the exons ATGAGTAAGAAACCGGAAGAAGATCCTTACGTCCGCGACCCAGAGAAGCCATTCTCCCTCGCGGATTTCGAGATCGGGAGACCCTTAGGTAAAGGCAAATTCGGCAGAGTCTATCTCGCTCGCGAAGTCAAG AGTCACTTCGTGGTGGCCTTGAAAGTGATATTCAAGGAGCAGATCGAGAAGTACAAACTCCACCACCAGCTTCGCCGAGAGATGGAGATCCAAACGAGCCTAAGGCACCCCAACATCCTCCGTCTCTTCGGCTGGTTCGACGACGACGAGAGGATCTTCTTGATCCTCGAGTACGCTCACGGCGGTGAGCTCTACGGTCTCCTCAAAAAGAACGGTCATCTCACCGAACAACAAGCCGCCACT GGAAGGTTGAAGATTGCTGATTTTGGGTGGTCAGTGCAGTCGAGTAACAAGAGGAAGACAATGTGTGGGACTTTAGATTACTTAGCACCTGAGATGGTTGAGAACAAAGATCACGATCATGCTGTTGATAACTGGACGTTAGGGATACTGTGTTACGAGTTTCTCTATGGTAACCCTCCGTTTGAAGCTGAGAGTCAGAAAGATACATTCAAGAG AATTGTTAAGATCGATCTGAGTTTTCCTGATACGCCGAATGTCTCAGCAGAAGCTAAGAATCTAATCAGTCAG CTTCTTGTTAAGGATCCTTCCAAAAGACTCTCTCTTACGAAGATCATGCAACACCCGTGGATCGTCAAGAACGCAGATCCTAAAGGTGTGTGCCTCATTTGA
- the LOC103866215 gene encoding spastin — MSFLRGIIDSFSSIFTEEEDNTHRYEQSKHDRTVSTSSDSMNGVDGAVTVTNERVAYKLKGYFDLAKEEISKGVRAEEWGLHDDALLHYRNAQRIMNEATSTPSPSYITSSEKEKVRLYREKISKWQSQVSGRLQALGKRTGVGMSENKRAVPSPSLASVPSSNRRVSLPRTSLPRGGTGVARSPKDATTTNPKPAKEAGGGYDDKLVEMINTTIVDRSPSVKWDDVAGLDGAKQALMEMVILPAKRRDLFTGLRRPARGLLLFGPPGNGKTMLAKAVASESQATFFNVSASSLTSKWVGEAEKLVKTLFQVAISRQPSVIFMDEIDSIMSTRSISENEASRRLKSEFLIQFDGVTSNPDDLVIVIGATNKPQELDDAVLRRLVKRIYVPLPDPNVRKLLFKTKLKCQPHSLSGGDIDKIVRETEGYSGSDLQALCEEAAMMPIRELGADILTIQANKVRPLRYDDFRKSMGVIRPSLSKSKWEELERWNSEFGSN; from the exons atgAGTTTCCTCAGAGGTATAATCGATTCCTTTAGCTCAATCTTCaccgaagaagaagacaacACTCATCGTTACGAACAATCCAAACACGATCGCACCGTATCAACCTCTTCCGATTCCATGAACGGCGTCGATGGAGCAGTTACGGTTACTAACGAACGAGTAGCGTATAAGCTCAAAGGCTACTTCGATTTAGCGAAAGAGGAGATCTCTAAGGGTGTTAGGGCGGAAGAGTGGGGTTTACACGACGACGCGCTTCTTCATTACAGAAACGCTCAGAGGATCATGAACGAAGCTACCTCCACGCCTTCTCCTTCGTATATCACTTCAAG TGAGAAGGAGAAGGTGAGATTGTATAGAGAGAAGATTTCTAAATGGCAAAGTCAAGTTTCTGGGAGGTTGCAAGCTTTGGGTAAACGTACAG GTGTTGGAATGTCTGAAAATAAG AGAGCTGTACCATCTCCTTCTTTAGCTTCAGTTCCCTCTTCAAATAGAAGAGTTTCATTACCAAGGACTTCACTTCCCAGAGGTGGTACTGGAGTGGCGAGGAGCCCTAAAGACGCTACTACTACAAACCCAAAACCTGCGAAAGAAGCTGGAGGTGGATACGATGATAAGTTGGTAGAGATGATAAACACAACGATAGTGGATAGAAGTCCTTCTGTGAAGTGGGATGATGTCG CTGGACTTGATGGAGCTAAACAAGCTTTGATGGAGATGGTTATTTTACCAGCAAAACGAAGAGATTTATTCACTGGTCTCCGAAGACCAGCTAGAG GTTTGCTTCTCTTTGGTCCGCCTGGGAATGGAAAAACAATGCTTGCCAAGGCAGTGGCTTCTGAGTCTCAGGCAACGTTCTTCAACGTCTCAGCATCCTCGTTGACATCAAAATGG GTGGGTGAGGCTGAAAAGCTAGTTAAAACGTTGTTCCAAGTTGCAATCTCCAGACAACCGTCTGTAATTTTTATGGATGAA ATAGATAGTATAATGTCTACAAGGTCGATCAGTGAGAATGAAGCAAGCAGAAGGTTGAAATCAGAGTTCCTTATCCAGTTCGATGGTGTGACTTCTAATCCTGATGATTTGGTGATTGTCATTG GAGCTACTAACAAGCCACAGGAGTTGGATGATGCAGTGCTTAGAAGATTG GTGAAGAGAATATATGTACCACTGCCGGATCCAAACGTGAGAAAACTACTTTTCAAAACTAAACTGAAGTGCCAGCCTCACTCTTTATCCGGTGGCGACATTGATAAAATCGTCAGAGAAACCGAAG GATACTCAGGAAGTGATCTACAAGCATTGTGTGAAGAAGCTGCAATGATGCCAATCCGAGAACTCGGTGCAGATATTCTCACCATCCAAGCAAACAAA GTGAGACCGCTAAGATATGATGATTTTCGGAAATCAATGGGAGTGATCAGACCAAGCTTGAGTAAAAGCAAATGGGAAGAACTTGAACGTTGGAACTCTGAGTTTGGCTCTAACTGA
- the LOC103866217 gene encoding protein PXR1 isoform X2 yields MGGKGKKRREKNYLASHGGPARLPPPPDRSKQDALPSKLRVLMNYTSPPPPQDSTKQLVEKKEKKAKAGVDAAKVKPGSEAKSEAKAVEESKSEGNTASPDQENDGEDIVLNKGDEKKKKKRKRNEIKDLRFEQELAELDGRSKRKERKKKYWEAKKQKKKGKTEDTLRENFPKHEQIRFGDVVQAPPKLAVVPKARKTPMSASKERLRLEAIEAYRSRNGWTSRPGVQIPTVTMQ; encoded by the exons ATGGGAGGGAAAGGtaagaagaggagagagaagaACTATTTGGCATCTCACGGCGGACCGGCGAGACTCCCACCGCCGCCTGATCGTTCGAAGCAAGATGCTCTTCCTTCCAAGCTCCGTGTTCTCATGAACTACACCTCTCCTCCGCCTCCTCAAG ATTCTACTAAACAACTTgtagagaagaaagagaagaaagctAAAGCTGGAGTTGATGCTGCCAAG GTGAAGCCTGGGAGTGAAGCAAAGTCTGAAGCAAAGGCGGTTGAAGAAAGCAAATCTGAGGGCAACACAGCCTCCCCTGATCAGGAGAATGATGGAGAGGATATAGTGCTGAACAAGGGagatgaaaagaagaagaaaaagagaaagaggaaTGAGATTAAGGACCTTCGTTTCGAACAGGAACTTGCGGAGTTGGATGGTCGGTCCAAAAGGAAAGAGCGCAAGAAGAA GTATTGGGAGGCCAAGAAGCAAAAGAAGAAAGGGAAGACTGAAGATACACTCCGAGAAAACTTCCCAAAGCATGAACAGATCAGATTTGGTGATGTGGTTCAAGCTCCACCAAAGCTGGCCGTTGTTCCAAAG GCAAGAAAGACTCCTATGAGTGCTTCAAAGGAGAGGCTGCGATTAGAGGCCATTGAAGCTTACAGATCTCGCAATGGATGGACCTCTAGACCAGGCGTTCAGATTCCTACCGTGACCATGCAATAA
- the LOC103866212 gene encoding fasciclin-like arabinogalactan protein 8 has protein sequence MAPPQTFSLLAFTFSLLAISSTVGGYNITKILASYPDYSSFNSYLSQTKLAEEINTYPTITLLALNNDAMASFAGKRPLSVVKKALSLLTLLDYYDPESLHQISEGTTLSVTLYNNTAGNAPEYLGYVNITDLYGGQVAFGSAVSGSKLDSYFTKSIKQIPYDISVVEIDAPIIAPGILAASPANITVLLENAGCKTFAKMLAKSGVIKKYESVIKNGLTVFAPSDEAFKAKGVPDLTKLTRDEVVSLVEYHALAHYKPKGSLKSNKNKISTLATTGAGKFDLTTSTSGDDEVVLHTGIASSRLVHTVLDATPVVIFTVDNVLLPTELFGKSHSPAPAPVLSPAGGAPPAAASPSEPPTDESPKRSHTDSPTGLANSKSANAAVAVRSPSLFTALVTIAAIAVSVSRCS, from the coding sequence ATGGCGCCACCACAGACCTTCTCACTCCTCGCCTTCACTTTCTCCCTCCTCGCCATCTCTTCCACCGTAGGCGGCTACAACATTACTAAAATCCTCGCTAGCTACCCGGACTACTCCTCCTTCAACAGCTACCTCTCTCAAACGAAGCTCGCGGAAGAAATCAACACCTACCCGACGATCACCCTCCTCGCCCTCAACAACGACGCAATGGCTTCCTTCGCCGGAAAACGTCCCCTCTCCGTCGTCAAAAAAGCTCTAAGCCTCCTCACCCTCCTCGACTACTACGACCCCGAGAGCCTCCACCAAATCTCAGAAGGCACGACTCTCTCCGTCACACTCTACAACAACACCGCCGGAAACGCTCCCGAGTACCTAGGATACGTCAACATAACCGATCTTTACGGAGGCCAAGTCGCTTTCGGCTCCGCCGTTTCGGGCTCCAAGCTCGACTCTTACTTCACAAAATCTATCAAACAAATCCCTTACGACATCTCCGTCGTCGAGATCGATGCTCCCATCATCGCTCCGGGAATCTTAGCCGCCTCCCCCGCCAACATCACCGTATTGCTAGAGAACGCCGGTTGCAAAACCTTCGCTAAAATGCTCGCCAAGAGTGGAGTCATCAAGAAGTACGAATCAGTTATTAAAAACGGTTTAACGGTTTTTGCACCGTCCGATGAAGCTTTCAAAGCTAAAGGCGTCCCTGATCTGACGAAGCTCACACGAGATGAGGTGGTCTCGCTAGTAGAGTATCACGCACTCGCTCATTACAAACCCAAAGGCTCGCTGAagagtaacaaaaacaaaatctccACGTTAGCCACCACCGGAGCTGGAAAATTTGATCTTACGACCTCCACCTCCGGCGACGACGAAGTTGTTCTCCACACCGGCATTGCTTCGTCGAGACTCGTCCACACGGTGCTGGACGCTACCCCGGTCGTTATTTTCACGGTGGATAATGTCCTCCTCCCTACTGAGCTATTCGGAAAATCTCATTCTCCGGCGCCGGCGCCGGTGCTATCTCCGGCCGGAGGAGCTCCGCCCGCCGCTGCTTCACCGTCAGAACCTCCTACGGATGAGTCACCGAAAAGGTCTCATACGGACTCGCCGACAGGTTTAGCTAACAGCAAGTCGGCTAACGCGGCGGTTGCCGTGAGATCACCGTCGTTGTTCACTGCATTGGTCACGATCGCTGCCATAGCCGTTTCGGTTTCTCGCTGCTCTTGA
- the LOC103866210 gene encoding 4-hydroxy-tetrahydrodipicolinate synthase 2, chloroplastic: MAALKGYGLCSLDSVLHFPCPRPPFEAYKRRSSRWVSPKAAVVPNFHLPMRSLEVKNRTNTDDIKALRVITAIKTPYLPDGRFDLEAYDDLVNIQIQNGVEGVIVGGTTGEGQLMSWDEHIMLIGHTVNCFGGSIKVIGNTGSNSTREAIHATEQGFAVGMHAALHINPYYGKTSMDGIIAHLQSVMHMGPTIIYNVPGRTGQDIPPSAILTLSRSPNLAGVKECVGNKRVEEYTERGIVVWSGNDDECHDSRWDYGARGVISVTSNLVPGLMRKLMFEGRDSALNSKLLPLMGWLFQEPNPIGLNTALAQLGVARPVFRLPYVPLPLAKRVEFVKMVEEIGREHFVGERDVQVLDDDDFILIGRY; encoded by the exons AAGAAGCTCAAGATGGGTCTCTCCAAAAGCAGCTGTTGTACCGAACTTCCACCTCCCTATGCGCAGCTTGGAGGTTAAAAACAG GACAAACACAGACGACATAAAAGCTCTACGAGTGATCACAGCCATAAAAACGCCGTATCTCCCCGACGGAAGATTCGACCTCGAAGCCTACGACGACTTAGTCAACATCCAGATACAAAACGGTGTCGAAGGCGTCATCGTCGGCGGCACAACCGGCGAAGGCCAGCTGATGAGCTGGGACGAGCACATCATGCTCATAGGCCATACGGTCAACTGTTTCGGAGGAAGCATCAAAGTCATCGGAAACACGGGAAGCAACTCGACGAGAGAAGCTATCCACGCGACGGAGCAAGGGTTCGCCGTGGGGATGCACGCTGCTCTTCACATCAACCCTTACTACGGGAAGACTTCGATGGACGGGATAATAGCGCATCTTCAGTCCGTTATGCACATGGGACCGACGATTATATACAATGTCCCTGGTCGAACGGGGCAGGACATACCGCCCAGCGCGATTTTGACGCTTTCTAGGAGTCCAAATTTAGCTGGCGTGAAGGAGTGCGTTGGGAACAAGAGGGTCGAAGAGTATACTGAGAGAGGGATCGTTGTGTGGAGTGGGAATGACGACGAGTGTCATGATTCGAGGTGGGACTATGGAGCGAGAGGAGTTATATCGGTTACTAGTAACTTGGTTCCTGGTTTGATGAGGAAGCTGATGTTTGAAGGGAGAGACTCGGCTTTGAACTCGAAGCTTTTGCCTTTGATGGGTTGGCTGTTCCAGGAGCCGAACCCTATTGGGCTCAACACTGCTTTGGCCCAGCTTGGAGTTGCGAGGCCGGTGTTTAGGTTGCCGTATGTGCCGTTGCCTTTGGCTAAGAGGGTTGAGTTTGTGAAGATGGTGGAGGAGATTGGACGTGAGCATTTTGTGGGCGAGAGGGATGTTCAGGtgcttgatgatgatgattttatCCTTATTGGTCGATATTAA